The following proteins are encoded in a genomic region of Nomascus leucogenys isolate Asia chromosome 17, Asia_NLE_v1, whole genome shotgun sequence:
- the LOC100607886 gene encoding ubiquitin carboxyl-terminal hydrolase 21 isoform X2 — translation MISARSSEPFYSDDKMAHHTLLLGSGHVGLRNLGNTCFLNAVLQCLSSTRPLRDFCLRRDFWQEVPGGGRAQELTEAFADVTGALWHPDSCEAVNPTRFRAVFQKYVPSFSGYSQQDAQEFLKLLMERLHLEINRRGRRAPPILANGPVPSPPRRGGALLEEPEFSDDDRANLMWKRYLEREDSKTVDLFVGQLKSCLKCQACGYRSTTFEVFCDLSLPIPKKGFAGGKVSLRDCFNLFPKEEELESENAPVCDRCRQKTRSTKKLTVQRFPRILVLHLNRFSASRGSIKKSSVGVDLPLQRLSLGDFASDKAGSPVYQLYALCNHSGSAHYGHYTALCRCQTGWHVYNDSRVSPVSENQVASSEGYVLFYQPMQEPPRCL, via the coding sequence ATGATATCCGCCCGGTCCTCTGAGCCTTTCTACTCTGATGACAAGATGGCTCATCACACACTGCTTCTGGGCTCTGGTCATGTTGGCCTTCGAAACCTGGGAAACACGTGCTTCCTGAATGCTGTGCTGCAGTGTCTGAGCAGCACTCGACCTCTTCGGGACTTCTGTCTGAGAAGGGACTTCTGGCAAGAGGTGCCTGGAGGAGGCCGAGCCCaagagctcactgaagcctttgCAGATGTGACTGGTGCCCTCTGGCACCCTGACTCCTGCGAAGCTGTGAATCCTACTCGATTCCGAGCTGTCTTCCAGAAATATGTTCCCTCCTTCTCTGGATACAGCCAGCAGGATGCCCAAGAGTTCCTGAAGCTCCTCATGGAGCGGCTACACCTTGAAATCAACCGCCGAGGCCGCCGGGCTCCACCAATACTTGCCAATGGTCCGGTTCCCTCTCCACCCCGCCGAGGAGGGGCTCTGCTAGAAGAACCTGAGTTCAGTGATGATGACCGAGCCAACCTAATGTGGAAACGTTACCTGGAGCGAGAGGACAGCAAGACTGTGGACCTGTTTGTGGGCCAGTTGAAAAGTTGTCTCAAGTGCCAGGCCTGTGGGTATCGCTCCACGACCTTCGAGGTTTTTTGTGACCTGTCCCTGCCCATCCCCAAGAAAGGATTTGCTGGGGGCAAGGTGTCTCTGCGGGATTGTTTCAACCTTTTCCCTAAGGAAGAAGAGCTAGAGTCGGAGAATGCCCCAGTGTGTGACCGATGTCGGCAGAAAACTCGAAGTACCAAAAAGTTGACAGTACAAAGATTCCCTCGAATCCTCGTGCTCCATCTGAATCGATTTTCTGCCTCCCGAGGCTCCATCAAAAAAAGTTCAGTAGGTGTAGACCTTCCACTGCAGCGACTGAGCCTAGGGGACTTTGCCAGTGACAAAGCCGGAAGTCCTGTATACCAGCTGTATGCCCTTTGCAACCACTCAGGCAGCGCCCACTATGGCCACTACACAGCCCTGTGCCGGTGCCAGACTGGTTGGCATGTCTACAATGACTCTCGTGTCTCCCCTGTCAGTGAAAACCAGGTGGCATCCAGCGAGGGCTACGTGCTGTTCTACCAACCGATGCAGGAGCCACCCCGGTGCCTGTGA
- the LOC100607886 gene encoding ubiquitin carboxyl-terminal hydrolase 21 isoform X1, which yields MPQASEHRLGRTREPPVNIQPRVGSKLPFAPRARSKERRNPASGPNPMLRPLPPRPGPPDERLKKLELGRGRTSGPRPRGPLRADHGVPLPGSPPPTVALPLSSRTNLARSKSVSSGDLRPMGIALGGHRGTGELGAALSCLALRPEPPTLRRSTSLRRLGGFPGPPTLFSIRTEPPASHGSFHMISARSSEPFYSDDKMAHHTLLLGSGHVGLRNLGNTCFLNAVLQCLSSTRPLRDFCLRRDFWQEVPGGGRAQELTEAFADVTGALWHPDSCEAVNPTRFRAVFQKYVPSFSGYSQQDAQEFLKLLMERLHLEINRRGRRAPPILANGPVPSPPRRGGALLEEPEFSDDDRANLMWKRYLEREDSKTVDLFVGQLKSCLKCQACGYRSTTFEVFCDLSLPIPKKGFAGGKVSLRDCFNLFPKEEELESENAPVCDRCRQKTRSTKKLTVQRFPRILVLHLNRFSASRGSIKKSSVGVDLPLQRLSLGDFASDKAGSPVYQLYALCNHSGSAHYGHYTALCRCQTGWHVYNDSRVSPVSENQVASSEGYVLFYQPMQEPPRCL from the coding sequence ATGCCCCAGGCCTCTGAGCACCGCCTGGGCCGGACCCGAGAGCCACCTGTTAATATCCAGCCCCGAGTGGGATCCAAGCTACCATTTGCCCCCAGGGCCCGCAGCAAGGAGCGCAGAAACCCAGCCTCTGGGCCAAACCCCATGTtacgacctctgcctccccggccAGGTCCTCCTGATGAACGGCTCAAGAAACTGGAGCTGGGACGGGGACGGACCTCAGGCCCTCGTCCCAGAGGCCCCCTTCGAGCAGATCATGGGGTTCCCCTGCCTGGCTCACCACCCCCAACTGTGGCTTTGCCTCTCTCATCTCGGACCAACTTAGCCCGTTCCAAGTCTGTGAGCAGTGGGGACTTGCGTCCAATGGGGATTGCCTTGGGAGGGCACCGTGGCACCGGAGAGCTTGGGGCTGCACTGAGCTGCTTGGCCCTCCGGCCTGAGCCACCCACTTTGAGACGTAGCACTTCTCTCCGCCGCCTAGGGGGCTTTCCTGGACCCCCTACCCTGTTCAGCATACGGACAGAGCCCCCTGCTTCCCATGGCTCCTTCCACATGATATCCGCCCGGTCCTCTGAGCCTTTCTACTCTGATGACAAGATGGCTCATCACACACTGCTTCTGGGCTCTGGTCATGTTGGCCTTCGAAACCTGGGAAACACGTGCTTCCTGAATGCTGTGCTGCAGTGTCTGAGCAGCACTCGACCTCTTCGGGACTTCTGTCTGAGAAGGGACTTCTGGCAAGAGGTGCCTGGAGGAGGCCGAGCCCaagagctcactgaagcctttgCAGATGTGACTGGTGCCCTCTGGCACCCTGACTCCTGCGAAGCTGTGAATCCTACTCGATTCCGAGCTGTCTTCCAGAAATATGTTCCCTCCTTCTCTGGATACAGCCAGCAGGATGCCCAAGAGTTCCTGAAGCTCCTCATGGAGCGGCTACACCTTGAAATCAACCGCCGAGGCCGCCGGGCTCCACCAATACTTGCCAATGGTCCGGTTCCCTCTCCACCCCGCCGAGGAGGGGCTCTGCTAGAAGAACCTGAGTTCAGTGATGATGACCGAGCCAACCTAATGTGGAAACGTTACCTGGAGCGAGAGGACAGCAAGACTGTGGACCTGTTTGTGGGCCAGTTGAAAAGTTGTCTCAAGTGCCAGGCCTGTGGGTATCGCTCCACGACCTTCGAGGTTTTTTGTGACCTGTCCCTGCCCATCCCCAAGAAAGGATTTGCTGGGGGCAAGGTGTCTCTGCGGGATTGTTTCAACCTTTTCCCTAAGGAAGAAGAGCTAGAGTCGGAGAATGCCCCAGTGTGTGACCGATGTCGGCAGAAAACTCGAAGTACCAAAAAGTTGACAGTACAAAGATTCCCTCGAATCCTCGTGCTCCATCTGAATCGATTTTCTGCCTCCCGAGGCTCCATCAAAAAAAGTTCAGTAGGTGTAGACCTTCCACTGCAGCGACTGAGCCTAGGGGACTTTGCCAGTGACAAAGCCGGAAGTCCTGTATACCAGCTGTATGCCCTTTGCAACCACTCAGGCAGCGCCCACTATGGCCACTACACAGCCCTGTGCCGGTGCCAGACTGGTTGGCATGTCTACAATGACTCTCGTGTCTCCCCTGTCAGTGAAAACCAGGTGGCATCCAGCGAGGGCTACGTGCTGTTCTACCAACCGATGCAGGAGCCACCCCGGTGCCTGTGA